One Methanobacterium sp. genomic region harbors:
- a CDS encoding XkdF-like putative serine protease domain-containing protein: protein MNKLKLILGGETISILKNKVNSNQKVDTYMQEGSYEYKIDQVRSAVNISLAESDNPYGDRMWPVRTYPDVAFFEDWKTDKYYQVPYTLSDDGTVTLGEIKEAQREESFSVKFAYPQGSYEELKDSLRTAIRDGLDSTYYVSVRATYPDHVVASIAREDPITYAYQDLGLFDISYTIDNLGKITLGTDITQVQEVKTFEAVKVGQFVGKDDAKRLVTGPVELPGCPDCDYAAGEKIRSAEEVEGFCHSFNDFRISDEMHLFGATGNKIGYAVENWTLKEEITTKNIKGEDVTLPAGTWMATVKVEDDDTWNKIQNGTYQGFSATYLSATDAQKLKDTLRANKSADCGTAILASAKSRTLIKDLVDPTPVTISIVTTPCVPNAIFQSVKSCPVKNKQNSSIKAGRQLSDSNYGKLQSVLDLIKKVEEGAKELLNIGDSEREDPLNSSGTVIDANKSLKEVEDMDEKELRGIISDEVGKSNKEIKEDIEAIKSKIADKKDPDGETAIKCTACNHELEESNKFCPACGDEIKAEESTKSANKIEENPVIKKMMDTQNQIVKVLGIEPKSDKIEGQEELEEKGASKNSDAAFYEAAGLKMNGRPLENK, encoded by the coding sequence ATGAACAAACTTAAATTAATTTTAGGAGGTGAAACAATCTCAATTCTAAAAAACAAAGTCAATTCGAACCAAAAAGTAGATACATACATGCAAGAAGGGAGCTATGAATACAAAATAGACCAGGTTAGATCTGCAGTAAATATCAGTTTAGCAGAATCTGATAATCCTTACGGTGACAGAATGTGGCCTGTAAGAACTTATCCAGATGTTGCATTCTTTGAAGATTGGAAGACTGACAAATATTACCAGGTCCCTTATACTCTAAGCGATGATGGAACAGTAACATTAGGTGAAATAAAAGAAGCCCAGAGAGAAGAAAGTTTCAGTGTGAAATTCGCGTATCCACAGGGAAGCTATGAAGAACTTAAAGACAGTCTTAGAACTGCAATAAGAGACGGTTTAGACAGCACTTATTATGTTAGTGTAAGAGCTACTTATCCAGATCATGTTGTTGCAAGTATTGCAAGAGAGGACCCAATAACATACGCTTATCAAGATTTAGGACTATTTGATATATCCTACACAATAGATAACTTAGGAAAAATAACATTAGGTACCGATATAACACAGGTTCAAGAAGTTAAAACATTTGAAGCCGTTAAAGTAGGACAATTCGTAGGTAAAGATGATGCCAAAAGACTAGTAACAGGACCAGTTGAATTACCCGGCTGTCCAGATTGTGACTATGCAGCTGGAGAAAAAATAAGATCCGCTGAAGAAGTTGAAGGATTCTGTCACTCATTCAATGATTTCAGAATATCAGATGAAATGCACTTATTTGGAGCTACAGGTAATAAAATTGGTTATGCTGTCGAGAATTGGACTTTAAAAGAAGAGATAACTACAAAAAATATTAAAGGTGAAGATGTCACCTTGCCTGCCGGTACCTGGATGGCTACCGTTAAGGTTGAAGATGATGATACCTGGAATAAAATCCAGAATGGAACTTATCAGGGTTTCAGCGCTACTTATTTATCTGCTACAGATGCTCAGAAATTAAAAGACACATTACGCGCAAATAAAAGCGCTGATTGTGGAACTGCTATTTTGGCCAGTGCTAAGTCAAGAACGTTGATTAAGGATTTAGTAGATCCTACACCTGTAACTATTTCTATTGTAACCACTCCTTGCGTTCCAAATGCTATTTTTCAATCTGTTAAATCATGTCCTGTTAAGAATAAACAGAATAGTTCAATTAAAGCAGGAAGACAGTTAAGCGATTCTAATTATGGTAAATTACAATCTGTTTTAGATTTAATTAAGAAAGTCGAAGAAGGCGCCAAAGAATTATTAAACATTGGTGATTCTGAAAGAGAGGATCCACTAAATAGTAGTGGAACTGTTATTGATGCGAATAAATCACTCAAAGAGGTGGAAGACATGGATGAGAAAGAATTAAGAGGAATTATAAGCGATGAAGTTGGAAAATCCAACAAAGAAATTAAAGAGGATATAGAAGCCATAAAATCAAAAATTGCTGATAAAAAAGATCCCGACGGCGAAACTGCAATCAAATGTACTGCATGTAACCATGAACTTGAAGAATCAAACAAGTTCTGCCCAGCATGTGGTGATGAAATTAAAGCTGAAGAAAGCACTAAATCAGCAAATAAAATTGAAGAAAATCCTGTCATTAAAAAAATGATGGATACTCAAAATCAAATAGTTAAAGTCCTTGGAATCGAACCAAAATCTGATAAGATAGAAGGTCAGGAAGAACTTGAAGAAAAAGGAGCATCTAAAAACTCAGATGCAGCATTTTATGAAGCAGCCGGACTTAAAATGAACGGCAGACCATTAGAAAACAAATAA